Genomic DNA from Modestobacter versicolor:
GACCCCGGGCGGGAAGGCGCCGGCGGCGAGCAGCCTCCCGGCGAGCGCGCCGGCGAGCTCGGCGACCCGCTCGGTGCGCTCGGCACCCAGCTGCGCGAACGGTGCCGCGGACAGCTCGTCGGTCTCCTGCTCCACGGCCGCCCGCAGCGCCACGCCGTCCGCGGTCAGCGCTCCGTCGGCCACCAGGCCCCGGTCGGCGAGCGCGGCCGTGGCCGCCGCCCACTCGTGGTCGGACCAGCCGCGGGACAGCTGGGCGGACTCCCGGGTGAAGCCGCGGCCGGTCAGCGTGTGGCTGACCAGCGCCTCGAGGCCGGACAGCCGGTACCGCACCAGGACGGCGACGTGCCCGTCGCCGCGGTGCTCGCGCAGCAGCCCGGTGCCGTGCCACACCTGCAGCACCGGGTCGGCGGGCCAGGGCAGCTCGGCGTGGGCGGCGTAGAGCGGGCGGCCCTCCGGGGTGAGCGCCGTGCAGGCCTCCCGGAGCAGCTCGGCGAGCTCGGCGACCTCGGCCTCCGGGGTGTCGCCCAGCAGCCGGGTGAGCGAGGCGCGGGCGGCGTCGTGCCGGGCGGCCAGCACCTGCTCGGGGGTGGCCAGGGTCCAGGCCCGGGGCAGGTGCCGGGCCACCACCGCCGGGGCGAAGTTGTAGAAGGTCGCCGCCACCACACCGGGGCCGACCGCCCCCATGGCCGCAGCCCGACCGGCGAAGTAGCCCATCCGGCCCGGTCGTAGGCCCGCCGCGGTGAGCCGCTCCTCGGTCTCCGGGGCGAAGTAGACGTGCGAGTGCAGGGGCTCCAGCCGCCTGTGGGTGCGGGCCACGAGACGCGGGTCCAGACTGGGCTGATCGACGCTGACCATGGGGCTGACCGTAGCCGCCAGGTGAACGTCGAGAAACTTGACGCAGTAAGAACTTGTACTCAGTTCAGGTTTCCGGCTACGGTGAGGGCGTGATGGGGAAGACGGTCAAGGCGGCGAGCAGTCCGCGCTGTCCCGTCGACGCCGTCATGGGGCTCCGGGAGCGCAAGAAGCTCGAGGCCTGGCGCACCATCCGCGCCACCGCACTCCGCCTGATCAGCGAGCGCGGCTACGACGCGGTCAGTGTCGAGGACATCGCCAAGGAGGCCGGTGTCTCGCGCACGACGTTCTTCAGCTACTTCCCCAGCAAGGAAGCAGTGGCCTTCGAGCTCGACCCGCAGGAACTCCAGCAGTGGCGCCAGCTCCTGGCCGCCGACGCCGACGACCGGCCGCTGTGGGACGCACTGACCGACCTGTTCGTCGACATCACCAAGCTGATGCCGGAGTGGTTGCCGGTGCAGAAGCGGCTGCTGCAGGACTGCCCCTGGCTCACCCAGTCCGCCCGGGGCACCTGTGACAGCTTCGCCCCCGACCTGAAGGCCTGGATCGTCCGCCGCCTCCCCGACGGCGACGACCTGAGGGCGACGCTCCTGCTCAACACCGCCATGGCCGCGTTCATCACCGCGGTCGAGGCGTGGGACCCCGACGACTCCTTCGACGCGCTCGTGGACACCGTGCGCGACTGCCTGCGCTGGGCCGGCGCAGGACTCGCACAGCCCGTGAGCTGACCCGCACCACCCTCTCCGGCCGGCGCTGACGCCGGCCCACCGCTCAGGACGACGACCGCGCACCGCCGCCGGCCGTCCCTGGACTCCTGCCCTCACCCCATGCACTGCGCGATGCGCAGGAAGGACGGCTCTGCCATGGCTGCAGACAGCCTCACCACCCCACCAGGGACGTCGGGCTCCGGCACGACCTCCCACGACGTCGCGGGCACCCAGCCCGACCCGCGCCGCTGGGCGGCCCTGGCGGTCATCGCCATCGCCCAGCTGATGGTCGTGCTCGACGCCTCCATCGTGAACATCGCCCTCCCCGACGCCGGCGCCGACCTGGGCATCACCGCCGCGAACATCCAGTGGGTCGTGACCGCCTACACGCTGGCCTTCGGTGGTCTGCTGCTGCTCGGTGGCCGGATCGCGGACTTCATCGGCCGCAAGCGCGCCTTCCTGATCGGCCTGGCCGGGTTCGCCGGCGCCTCCGCCCTCGGTGGCATCGCGGCCAACCAGGAGCTGCTGTTCGCCGCCCGCGGCCTGCAGGGTGCCTTCGCCGCACTGCTGGCCCCCGCGGCGCTGTCGCTGCTCGCGGTCACCTTCACCGACCCCAAGGAGCGCGCCCGCGCGTTCGGTGTCTTCGGTGCCATCTCCGGCGGCGGCGCGGCCATCGGCCTGATCCTCGGCGGCGTCCTCACCGAGTACGCCTCCTGGCGCTGGACGCTGGGCGTCAACGTCCCGATCGCCGCGGTCACCGCGGTCTTCGCCGTCGTGCTGGTGACCGAGAGCCGGGCGACCGGTGACCGGCGCTACGACGTCCCGGGCGTGCTGCTGTCCACCCTGGGCCTGGTCAGCCTGGTCTACGGCTTCAGCAAGGCCGCCGAGGAGGGTGTCGGCTGGACCGACCCGCTGACGCTCACCCTGCTGGCCGCCTCGGTCGTGCTGCTCGTGTCGTTCGTGCTCTACGAGCGCCGCGCCAGCCACCCGCTGCTGCCGCTGCGCGTGGTCCTCGACCGCAACCGGGGTGGCTCGTACCTGATCTTCCTGCTGGTCGGCGCCGGGATCTTCGCGATCTTCCTGTTCCTGACCTTCTACTTCCAGCAGACGCTGGGCTACAGCCCGCTGGAGTCCGGGTTCGCGTTCCTGCCCTTCAGCGGCGGGATCATCGTGGGCGCCGGGATCGTCTCCCAGCTGCTCCCCCGGGTCGGGCCGCGGCCGCTGATCCTGGCCGGTCTCGCCCTGGGCGTGCTCGGGATGCTGTGGCTGACCCAGATCGAGTCGACCAGCTCCTACGTCACCGAGGTGCTGCCGGCCGAGCTGGCGATCAGCTTCGGCATGGCGGCGGTCTTCGTCCCGGCGTCCAGCACCGCGCTGGTCGGCGTCGAGGAGCACGACGCCGGCATTGCCTCCGCGGTGTTGAACACCTCGCAGCAGGTCGGTGGCTCGCTGGGCCTGGCCCTGCTGAGCACGTTCTACGCCTCGGCGGTCTCCGGTCACCTGGCCGACAACCCCGGCGAGAACCCGGGTGAGGCGTTCGTCCACGGGTACCACGTGGCCTTCATCTGGGCCGGCGTGTTCCTCGCCGTCGCCCTGGTGATCGCGGCGGTGCTGATCTCGGCGAAGAAGGACGACCTGCCGACCGAGGGCGCGCTCGCGGTCTGAGCCCGCCCTCCGCACCACGAAGATGGCCATCTCCGGCCCCCTGATGGGGGCCGGAGATGGCCATCTTCGGGTGTGGGGTGGGTCGCGCCGGGTCAGCGCAGCGGGTCCAGGTGCCGGGACCACGACACCTCGGTGCGCGAGGTGCTGAAGCCCAGGCTCTCGTACAGCCCGAGCGCGCCGCTGACGTTGCCGCTGTCGACCTGCAGCCCGGCCGTCTGGCAGTCGTTCTCCGCGGCCACCAGCAGCGCCTGCACGATCACCGCCTTGGCCAGCCCCCGGCCGCGCGCCTCCGGCACCACCCCGATCTGGCCGAAGTAGGTCTCCCGCTCCCCGGTCACCGCGGCGCTGGCCTCGGAGACGTAGGACAGCGCGTACGCGACGACGGCACCGTCGGACAGCGCGAGCACCGAGAGGTCCGGGCGGAACTGCGACTGCCCGGTGAACATGACCTGCCACGAGGTGGTGTCGCGCTCGCTGGAGCCGTAGTGCTCGGTGAACGCGGCGTTGTGCGCGCGGCGCACCTCGTCGTCCCGGTCCCAGCTGAACGGCACCAGCTGCACGCCCTCGACCTCCCGCGGCTCGGGCAGGTCGGTCAGCGGCCGGGCCATGTGGAAGAACCAGCGGGCCTCGACCAGCCCGGCCCGGCGCAGCATCGCCGTGACGTCGGGCATCGAGGTGTAGGCGGTGACGGTCAGCCGCGCGGGCGCCTCGGGGTGCCGCTCGGCGTGCACCTGCGTGCCCCGCTCCAGCTGCCAGGCCAGCAGCGCGCGGCCGATACCGCGGCCACGCCAGCCCGGGTGCACGCGACCCTCCAGGTGCACGCCGTAGGCGTCCCGGAAGGTGGGCGGGGCGATCGCGGTGGCGTAGCCGACGAGCTCGCCGTCTGCGGTGGCGACGACCTGGCTGTCGCGCTCGAGGTCGACCAGCTCGTTGACCCACCAGCCGGTGAGGTCCTCGACCGACTCGTGGACGCCGGTGTCGTCGACGGCCTCGGCCGCGCTGAGCAGCTCGGCCAGGGCCGGGACGTCGTCCGGGCGCATCGGGCGGGCGGAGAGACCGTCGGGGAGCGTGATCACGTTGCCCGAGCCTACGGAGTCACCCCGAACAGCCGCGCCCCGTTGCCCCAGAGCACGTCCCGCAGCCACTCCTCCCCCAGCCCCAGCCGGTGCAGCGCGGCCAGCTGGTGGGCGTACGGGTACGGGATGGCCGGGAAGTCGCTGCCCAGCACGACCTTGTCGCGCAGCGCCGCCAGCCGCGGCAGCAGCGCCCGGTCGAAGGGCATCAACCGCTCGGTGAAGTCGGTGGCGAACATCGTGGTGTCCAGGTGCACCCGCTCGTACCGCTCGGCCAGCTCCAGGAAGGCGGCGTACTCGGGCATGCCCAGGTGGGCGATCACCAGCTGCAGCCGGGGGAACACCTCCAGCAGGCCGGCCATCGGGGCGGGGCCGGTGTGCTCGCCGCGCAGCGGTCCCGACCCGCAGTGGATGACCACCGGCGTGCCGGTCTCCTCCAGGCGGGCCCAGACCGGCAGCAGCAGCTCGTCCCGCGGGTCGAAGCCGCCGACCTGAACGTGCACCTTGAACACCCGGGCGCCGGCGTCCAGCGCCTCGGCGACGTAGGCCGGCGCCTCGGGCTCCGGGTAGAACGTCGCCGACTGCAGCACCTGCGGGTGCTCCCGGGCGAACGCCGCGGCCTCGTCGTTGAGCCAGGCGGCCATGCCCGGCTTGTGCGGGTACGGCAGCGTCGGGAACGCCCGGACGCCGAGGCCGGCCAGGACGGCGAGCCGCTCGTCGACCGGCAGGGCGTACGTCACCGGCCACGGCGCCCCGTAGTGCGTCTCGGCCTCGGCGAAGTACCGCCACACCTTGGCCTGCACCCGCTCGGGCAGGAAGTGCACGTGCACGTCGACCAGCCCGGGCAGCCCCAGCTCCCGCCAGTACCGCGGGACGTCGGCGTCGTCGACCGGCGGGGCTGCGACCACGGGCCGACCCTAGCGGCGCCGCCGGTCTGCCAGGGTGGTCCGGTGACGGACCCGACGCCTGCCCAGGTGCGCTGGCAGCAGCTGACCCGACCCCAGCAGGACGCCGTGGTGCGACTCGCCCTTCTGGCGGTCTCCGCTGGCCCTGACCTGGTGGTCACCCTGGCCCGCCGGCTGCTCGGCCGCCGCGGGGTGCAGCTGGGTCCGGCTATCGCCGCCATCGGTGTCGCGGCGGTCGCACCACCGGTCGGCCGGTGGGCGTTCGACCACCAGAGCCGGGTGGGCGGAGCCGCGCTGCTGGGGGTCGGTGCGGCCGTCGTCGCGGCTCCGGTCTTGGGGGCGATCGCGCCGGTCACCGTGGTCGGCCGGGCGAGTCCGCTGTGGGCCCTGGCCGTCTCGGCTGCCGCCCGCGGCGGGCTGGCCGGGGCGTTGGCCGCCTCCGTCGTCCGGGCGGGACGGCGCGACGTCAGTCGATCGTGACGACGACCTTGCCCCGCACGTGCCCCTCGGCCACCAGCCGCTGGGCGTCGGCGGTCCGCTCCAGCGGGAACGCCTTGGCGATCGCCACCCGCAGCTGCCCGGCGTCGGCCATCCGGCCCAGCTCCTCCAGGTCGTGCTGGTCGGGGCGGACGAACACGTACCGCCCGCCCAGGTCGCGCACCACCGGGTCGACGACGCTGGCGATCCGCGCCGGGTCGCGCACCTGGTCGGGGGCGTCGCCGAGCGCGGGGCCGCCGATCAGGTCGAGCACCGCGTCGACCTTGTCCGACAGCTGCTCGCTGATCGGGCCGGCGCTGTAGTCGAGCACCTCGGCCGCCCCGGCGTCCCGCAGGAAACCGTGGTTGCGCGGGCTCGCCGTGCCGATGACGTGGGCGCCGAGCGCGGCGGCGATCTGGACGGCGAAGAAGCCGACCCCACCCGCGGCCCGGTGCACCAGCACCCGGTCGCCCTCGCCGACGTCGAGCGCCTCGGTGAGCGCCTGGTAGGCGGTCAGCCCGGCCAGCGGCAGCGCGGCGGCCTCGGTGAAGCCCAGCGACTCGGGCTTGTGCGCGATGCAGCGCTGCGGTGCCGGCACGAGCTCGGCCGCCGTCCCCCACTGCACCTCGTCGCGGCGCAGGTAGCCGAACACCTCGTCACCGGGGGCGAAGTCGACCACCGCGGGGCCGACCTGCTCGACGACGCCGGCGAGGTCCCAGCCCGGCACGATCGGGAAGTGGTGCGGGAAGGCCCCGGCCAGGTGACCCTCGCGGATGCCCATGTCGACCGGGTTGACCCCGGCGGCGCGCACCCGCACCAGCACGGCGTCGGGTCCGACGGGCGGCTCGGGCAGGTCGTCGCGCAGCTGCAGGACCGACTCGTCACCGAACCGGTCGTAGGCGATGCCCCTCACCGGCGGCCCTTCACGTAGCGGCCGAAGGCGCGTTCCATCTCCCGGCGCGAGTCGCGCTCGGCGAGGTCCTGCCGCTTGTCGTAGGTCTTCTTGCCCTTGGCGAGGGCGAGCGTGGCCTTGACCTTGCCGTCCTTGAAGTACAGGTCCAGCGGGACGAGCGTGAGCCCGCCCTCCTTGGTCTTCCCGATCAGCTTCTCGATCTCGGCGCGGTGCATGAGGATCTTCCGCTTGCGCCGGGGGGTGTGGTTGTTCCACGTGCCCTCGGTGTACTCCGGGATGTGCACGTGCTGCAGCCAGACCTCGCCGTCGTCCACGGTGGCGAACCCGTCGACGAGCGAGGCACGCCCGGCCCGCAGGCTCTTCACCTCGGTGCCGGTGAGCACCAGGCCCACCTCGTAGGTGTCGAGGATCGAGTAGTCGTGCCGCGCCTTCTTGTTCTGGGCGATGAACTTGCGCCCCTGTTCCCGCGGCATGCCCCCAGGTTACCGGGCGCCCGCCAGCGACGGCCTCCCAGAAACGATCATGGAGCTGCGGCAGCGGCACACGGACCTCCGTCGGCGTGCCGTCGCCGCAGCTCCATGATCGTCGCAGGAGGGCGCGGGCTCGAGCGGTGAGCTACAGGCGGACGTACAGCCGCAGCGTCACGTAGGCCGCGACGGCGGCCAGCCCCACCCCGGCCGCGGCGATGACCGGGCTGATCGCCGCGATCGCCGACCAGTCGACCGGCGGGATGATGCCGGACTTGATCGGCCCGGCCAGGGTCTTGTCGACGAACAGCACCTTGGTGAGCACCAGCCCGCCGATGGCCAGCAGCGCACCGATCAGGCCGGCGAGCGCCGCCTCGAGGATGAACGGCAGCTGGGTGTACCAGCGCGAGGCGCCGACCAGCCGCATGATGTTGGTCTCGTTGCGCCGGTTGAAGGCCGCGAGCTGGATCGTGTTGGAGATCAGCAGCAACGCGGCCAGGGCTTGCACGATGGCCACCGCGATCGTCCCGTTGCGAGCTCCGTTCAGCAGGCTGAACAGGCGGTCCAGGAAGTCGCCCTCGTCGCGGACCTCGTCCACGCCGTTCTGCCCGTTCGGGAACTGCTCGGCGATCACCTCGTACCGCTGGGCGTTCACCAGCTCGACCCGGAAGCTCTCCGGGAGCGCGTCCTCGGGGGTGTTGGCGATCAGCGCGGGCTGTTCCTGGAACTGCTGGGTGAAGCGGGCGTAGGCGTCGGCCTTGGACTCGTAGATGTAGTCCTTGACCTCCGACGAGGCGTCCAGCTGCGCGGCGATGGCGTCGCGCTGCTGGTCGGTGACGTCGTCGGCGAGGTAGATCGAGACCTGGATCTTGTCGTAGTAGATCTCCCGCATGTCGCCGATCATGTTGGCGATCAGCAGACCGGTGCCCATGAGGCCCAGCGAGATCCCGGTGGTCAGGATCATCGCGACCGTCATGGTCAGGTTCCGACGCAGCCCGGCGGCCACCTCGGAGAGGACGAAGTTGACGCGCATCAGTTCCCTGTCGTGTGGTTCAGCGGGCGGCCCATCTCAGCGGCCGAGCCCGTAGACACCACGGCTCTGGTCGCGGCTGAGGATGCCGTCGTTCAGCTCGATCACGCGCCGCCGCATCGAGTCGACGATGTGGTAGTCGTGCGTGGCCATGACCACGGTCGTGCCGGTGCGGTTGATCCGCTCCAGCAGCAGCATGATGTCCTGGCTCGTCTCCGGGTCCAGGTTGCCGGTCGGCTCGTCGGCGAGCAGCACCAGCGGGCGGTTGACGAACGCGCGGGCGATCGCCACGCGCTGCTGCTCGCCACCGGAGAGCTCGCCGGGCAGGCGGTTCTCCTTGCCGTCGAGGCCGACCATCTCCAGCACCTCGGGGACGACGCGCTTGATGGTCCGCTGCGGCTTGTTGATCACCTCGAGGGCGAACGCGACGTTCTCGGCCACCGTCTTGTTGCGCAGCAGCCGGAAGTCCTGGAAGACGCAGCCCATGGTGCGGCGGAGCTTGGGCACCTGCCACTTGCTCATGGTGTTCAGGTTCTTGTCGTTGACCTTGATGACGCCCTTGGTCGGGCTGTCCTCCTTGAGGAGCAGCCGGAGGAACGTCGACTTGCCCGACCCGGAGGAGCCGATGAGGAAGACGAACTCCCCCTTGTCGATCTGCATCGAGACGTCATCCAGGGCCGGCCGAGGGCTGGTCGGATAGATCTTGGTGACGTGTTGCAATTCGATCACGAGGGACGACGGTACCTGCCCCGGGCCTCATCATGGTCCGTCTGCCCGGCGCGCCCCAGAAGTCTGTGCGCGCAGCGTGACGATCCCCGGCGGACCCAGTGGACCCCGGTCACCGAGCGTGGGCGGCCCCCGCCGCTGTGGCGGGTGTCTCCCCTAGTTGGACTCGACGTGCTCCTGCTGCCGGCGCCAACGGATGCCCGCCTCGATGAAGCCGTCGATGTCGCCGTCCAGCACGCTGGAGGGGTTGCCCGACTCCAGCTCGGTGCGCAGGTCCTTGACCATCTGGTACGGGTGCAGCACGTAGGAGCGCATCTGGTTGCCCCAGCTGCTCCCCTCCCCCTTGAGCGCGTCCATCTCGGCGCGCTGCTCGGCCTGCCGGACGACGAGGAGCCGGGCCTGCAGCACCCGCAGCGCGGCGGCGCGGTTCTGGATCTGCGACTTCTCGTTCTGGCAGGAGACGACGATGCCGGTGGGGATGTGGGTCATCCGGACGGCGGAGTCGGTGGTGTTGACGCTCTGCCCGCCGGGTCCCGAGGAGCGGAAGACGTCGACCCGGATCTCGTTCTCCGGGATGTCGACGTGGTCGGTCTGCTCGACGACCGGCAGCACCTCGACGCCGGCGAACGACGTCTGCCGGCGGCCCTGGTTGTCGAACGGCGAGATCCGCACCAGCCGGTGGGTGCCCTGCTCGACCGAGAGGGTGCCGTAGGCGTAGGGCTGCTTGACCGCGAAGGTGGCCGACTTGATCCCGGCCTCCTCGGCGTAGGAGACGTCGTAGACCTCGGTCGGGTACTTGTGCCGCTCGGCCCAGCGCAGGTACATCCGCATCAGCATCTCGGCGAAGTCGGCGGCGTCCACGCCCCCGGCCTCGGAGCGGATGGTCACCAGCGCCTCGCGGGAGTCGTACTCGCCGGAGAGCAAGGTGCGCACCTCGAGCTCGTCGAGGACCGTGCGGATGCTGGCCAGCTCGCGCTCGGTCTCGGCGGTGGTGGCCTCGTCGCCCTCCTCGGCGGCCATCTCGTGCAGCAGCCCGACGTCGTCGAGCCGGCTGCGCAGCTCCTCGACGCGGCGCAGGTCGCCCTGCAGGTAGGAGAGCCGGGAGGTGAGCGCCTGGGCGGCCTCGACGTCGTTCCAGAGGTCCGGCGCGGCGGCCTTCTGCTCGAGTTCGGCGACCTCGCGACGCAGGTCGTCGACCCGCATCACGGCCTCGATGGACTTCAAGGTCGTGTCGAGTTCGTCCAGGACGACGGAGAAGTCAGCAGCCACGGCTGTCCAGGGTAGTGCGCTCCACCCACGGGTACCTCCGGCGGCATGAGCACGTCACCGCCGGACGACCGACGCAGGCCCGACGACCTGACCGAGTACGAGCGCGACGACTTCCCGCGCGGCATCCCGGCGTCCCAGCCCACGGCGCCGGAGGGGGGCGCCGGCGCCGCCCGCAGCGCGCTGACCCTGCGGCTGGTGCTGGCCGCCTTCGGGCTGGTGCTGTGCACCGTGCTCGCCGTCGTGGCCTACGACGACGACGTCCCGCGGGTCTTCCCGGTCGTGCTGGCCGTGCTGGCGGTGGTCGCCCTGGTCGACCTGGTGGTCGTGGCCCGGCGCAAGCTCCGCGGCGAGCCGGGCTGACCGCTCACTCGTAGAGCACGTACTCCGGCTGCGGCAGCAGGGCGAGCACCTCGGCGGGCTCCATCAGCGGGCCCGAGCGGGTGTCCTCCTCGTAGAAGAGCTTGAAGCCGGCGTGCACGAACGGCGGGGTCCCGGCCATCACCCGCTGGTAGGTGCCCACCTTGTCCGCGGCCGCCCCGATGCCGTCGACGCTCTTGACCACGGCGATGCCCGGCCGGTCGACCATGACCTCCTGGCCGGTCACGATCTGCGCGTGCAGCTGGTGGTAGAGCATCACCTTCTGCGGCAGCCGGTGGGTGGTGACCAGCCCGTCGAGGTAGGCCGAGACGCTGTTCAGCTCGGCGCCGGTGGTCGACCCGAACACGTCGCCGGGCACCTCGCCGGGGTCGACCGCCCACTCCGGGTCCAGCGCCACCCCGACGTCGGGCTCGGTCAGCCACCGCTCGTACTGCTGAACGGCGGGCAGGAAGTCGCCGGTGCCGGGCTGGATGCCCAGCAGCAGGATGCCGCCGGCGGCCCGGGCGGCGTCCAGGTACTGCTGGACGACGGCGTCGTCGGCGGCGGTCGCGTACAGGCCGGTCGGCGTCGGGAACGGGTGCGCCGTGGTGGCGATCAGCTCGATGACCGGCAGCACCGTCCGGTCGGCGCCGTAGGGCGCGGCCTGCTGGCGCAGCCGCTCGGTGGCGGCGGCCAGGTCACCGGTCATCGGCCCGAGGGCGGGTGAGCCGGGCCCGCCGGAGAACCCGACCAGCCGGTGCTCGGGGAAGACCCGGGTGCCGCCGCCGGGCAGCTCCTGCTGGGTCGGGGTCGGCGGAGCCGTCGTCGAGGGCGCCGCGGAGCTGGACCGGGTCGACGACGTCGGGCTCGCGCTCGCGTCGGCCTCGGACGCGGCCGAGCCCCCGCCGCAACCGGTCAGCAGCAGGAGGGCCGCCAGGGCCGCGGGCAGGGCGGCCGTCAGCCGGGAGCTCGGGGAACGCACGTCGAGCAACCCTCGTCGCCCGGGCCGCCCGGGGCAAACCGGGCGGTCAGGCGCTCCGCAGCCGCGCGGACCCCACCGAGTGGCGCACCCCGCCGTGCTCGGCCAGCCACTGCGGCAGCTGGGCCGCCGGCATCGGCCGGGCGATGAAGTAGCCCTGGGCCAGGGTGCAGCCCAGCTCGCGCACGAGCGCGAGCTGGTCGGCGGTCTCCACGCCCTCCACCAGGCTGCGCATCCCGCACGCCTTGGCCAGGCCCACGACCGCGGCGATGGCAGCGGCGGACTCGCTGCGGCGGGTCTCGGTGCCGGCGATGAGGCTGCGGTCGAGCTTGAGCACCCCCGCCGGGATGGAGACCAGCTGGCTGAGCGAGGAGAAGCCGCTGCCGAAGTCGTCGATGGCCACCTCGACGCCGGCGATCCGCAGCTGGGCGAACTGCGCGGCGGCCCGCAGCGGGTCCTCCGCGACGCTGGTCTCGGTCAGCTCCAGCACGAGCCGCTCCGGGGCGAGGTCGGCCGCCTCCAGCGCGTCGTGCACGTCGGCGACCAGCGACCCGGTGCCGAAGTGGGCGGCGCTGATGTTGACCCCGGTGACCAGCGGCATCCCGGCCCGCTCCCACTCGGCGGTCTGCCGGGCGGCCTCGCCGAGCACCCACCGGGTGAGCGGCACGACCATGCCGTTCTGCTCGGCGAGCGGGATGAAGTCGCACGGCGCGAGGAGCCCGCGCTGGGGGTGCTGCCAGCGCACCAGCGCCTCGACGCCGGTGACGTCACCGGTGGGGAGGTGCAGCACCGGCTGGTAGTGCAGCACCAGCTGGCCGTCGTCGATGGCCTCCTGCAGCTCGGCGGCGACCAGCACCTTCTGCTCGACGGCCGACCGCAGGTCGGGGCTGAAGACCCGGACGCGGTTCCGGCCGGCGCCCTTGGCGGCGTACATCGCCAGGTCGGCGTCGCGCACCAGGTCGGTCGAGCGGACGGCGGAGTCCCGGGCGGCGGTGGCCACGCCGATGCTCACGGTCAGCCGGGTGCTGCGCTCGCCGAGCTGGAACGGCTCGTCGAAGGTGCTCTGGAAGCGCTCGGCAAGGGCGAGGGCGCCGTCGACGTCGCAGTCCCGGCAGAGCACGACGAACTCGTCGCCGCCCAGCCGGCCGACGGTGTCCTCGCTGCGGGTGCGCGCCGACAGCCGGTGCGCCAGCTCGCGCAGCAGGTGGTCGCCGACCTCGTGGCCGAGGGTGTCGTTGACGTCCTTGAAGCCGTCGACGTCCAGGAACAGCACGGCCACCGCGCCCCGGTCGGGG
This window encodes:
- a CDS encoding putative bifunctional diguanylate cyclase/phosphodiesterase, producing the protein MPSSTPTPQLPLDVSHRDGAGASHADLVAGVLDALPSPTVLIDADGTMLLVNSAWTASGDLLDDDRLRVGVGGNYFAVMLSLSEDPVNHGRIAALRELAAGHRRSVSADYALSTVVGLRWFHLQASRADQSGRVVVTHTDVTSRVEAEQASAWQARHDHLTDLPNRAHLHDLITTELRRPDRGAVAVLFLDVDGFKDVNDTLGHEVGDHLLRELAHRLSARTRSEDTVGRLGGDEFVVLCRDCDVDGALALAERFQSTFDEPFQLGERSTRLTVSIGVATAARDSAVRSTDLVRDADLAMYAAKGAGRNRVRVFSPDLRSAVEQKVLVAAELQEAIDDGQLVLHYQPVLHLPTGDVTGVEALVRWQHPQRGLLAPCDFIPLAEQNGMVVPLTRWVLGEAARQTAEWERAGMPLVTGVNISAAHFGTGSLVADVHDALEAADLAPERLVLELTETSVAEDPLRAAAQFAQLRIAGVEVAIDDFGSGFSSLSQLVSIPAGVLKLDRSLIAGTETRRSESAAAIAAVVGLAKACGMRSLVEGVETADQLALVRELGCTLAQGYFIARPMPAAQLPQWLAEHGGVRHSVGSARLRSA
- the prfB gene encoding peptide chain release factor 2; this translates as MAADFSVVLDELDTTLKSIEAVMRVDDLRREVAELEQKAAAPDLWNDVEAAQALTSRLSYLQGDLRRVEELRSRLDDVGLLHEMAAEEGDEATTAETERELASIRTVLDELEVRTLLSGEYDSREALVTIRSEAGGVDAADFAEMLMRMYLRWAERHKYPTEVYDVSYAEEAGIKSATFAVKQPYAYGTLSVEQGTHRLVRISPFDNQGRRQTSFAGVEVLPVVEQTDHVDIPENEIRVDVFRSSGPGGQSVNTTDSAVRMTHIPTGIVVSCQNEKSQIQNRAAALRVLQARLLVVRQAEQRAEMDALKGEGSSWGNQMRSYVLHPYQMVKDLRTELESGNPSSVLDGDIDGFIEAGIRWRRQQEHVESN
- a CDS encoding DUF6343 family protein, translated to MSTSPPDDRRRPDDLTEYERDDFPRGIPASQPTAPEGGAGAARSALTLRLVLAAFGLVLCTVLAVVAYDDDVPRVFPVVLAVLAVVALVDLVVVARRKLRGEPG